The following coding sequences are from one Salvia hispanica cultivar TCC Black 2014 chromosome 3, UniMelb_Shisp_WGS_1.0, whole genome shotgun sequence window:
- the LOC125211604 gene encoding probable protein phosphatase 2C 72, giving the protein MGICASISSPVIHDDSYGQESAVYYTGISSNESSQKIGSVYSHTGSKGLNQDCALLFQGYGVEEGAICAVFDGHGKNGHTVSKIVRNRLPSLLLNHRKMGSDQSKNFQRWKEACITSFKAVDREIQFLETLDCSCSGTTATVVIRQAEDLTLANLGDSRAVLGTRSENGIVAVQLTNDLKPGVPCESERITKCKGRVFALKEEPHIQRVWLPYDDSPGLAMSRAFGDFVLKNNGIICIPEVSHHRITPQDEFLVVATDGVWDVLSNEEVVSMVAAADNEEVAAKAVVDAAIAMWKHKFPNSKRDDCTVICLFLQSKSL; this is encoded by the exons atgggAATTTGTGCTTCCATTTCATCTCCAGTGATACATGATGATTCATATGGCCAAGAAAGTGCTGTGTATTATACAGGAATAAGTAGCAATGAATCATCACAGAAAATTGGCTCAGTTTATTCTCATACAGGAAGCAAAGGATTGAACCAAGATTGTGCTCTTCTTTTTCAG GGCTATGGAGTCGAAGAAGGGGCCATTTGTGCAGTGTTTGATGGGCATGGCAAGAATGGGCACACAGTGAGCAAGATTGTGAGGAACAGGCTGCCTTCTCTCCTTCTCAACCACAGAAAAATGGGGAGTGATCAAAGCAAGAATTTCCAAAGATGGAAAGAAGCTTGCATCACTTCATTCAAAGCTGTAGACAGAGAGATTCAATTTCTTGAAACCTTGGATTGCTCTTGTAGTGGAACAACTGCTACTGTCGTAATCAGACAG GCTGAAGATCTGACGCTTGCAAATCTTGGAGATTCGAGAGCAGTTCTAGGGACAAGGAGCGAGAATGGGATCGTGGCCGTTCAGTTGACTAATGATCTCAAGCCTGGGGTGCCAT GTGAATCAGAGAGAATAACAAAGTGTAAAGGGAGAGTGTTTGCACTAAAAGAAGAGCCACATATACAGAGAGTCTGGCTGCCTTATGATGACTCGCCCGGACTCGCTATGTCTCGAGCTTTTGGGGATTTCGTGCTAAAAAACAACGGTATTATTTGCATCCCGGAGGTCTCCCACCACCGGATCACTCCCCAGGACGAGTTTCTTGTCGTGGCGACAGACGGG GTGTGGGATGTGCTGAGCAATGAGGAAGTAGTGTCGATGGTAGCGGCTGCAGATAATGAAGAGGTAGCAGCAAAGGCAGTGGTTGATGCAGCAATTGCAATGTGGAAACACAAGTTTCCCAACTCAAAAAGGGATGATTGCACTGTTATTTGTCTATTTTTGCAATCTAAATCACTGTAG
- the LOC125211372 gene encoding uncharacterized protein LOC125211372, which yields MEGQENLLDTLFDEDNFEAGQDVEMLDVEEGEFVEPIQRTRAGESSNVHDIQENQESNRPSSKQKKKKKKNKRRKGGSVGPNVTDVNRFVIDACKRLREPKSYLMYTAVGCLGVAALSDLIKEVDAIQACGGQKTSDGSRFRRGGGVLWNIIKVRDPNAYKEIMRQGREFEKQFKQQKQEPPVQHRDAPSKNPPLAGNQIEGNPSDNMDLAPHDQSQLETGPKRTSAHERIRMPVIYDDFLVGGENSKDKLADEEAAAVPAM from the exons ATGGAAGGACAAGAAAACTTGCTTGACACACTTTTTGACGAGGATAACTTTGAGGCTGGGCAAGATGTTGAGATGCTTGATGTAGAAGAGGGTGAGTTTGTTGAACCAATTCAAAGGACTAGAGCAGGAGAAAGTTCTAATGTTCATGatattcaagaaaatcaagaatctAACAGGCCAAGTTCAaaacagaagaagaagaaaaagaaaaacaagaggAGGAAAGGTGGCAGTGTAGGTCCAAATGTAACCGATGTTAACAG GTTTGTTATCGATGCATGCAAGCGTTTGAGAGAGCCAAAATCTTATCTTATGTACACTGCTGTTGGTTGTCTTGGAGTGGCAGCTTTGAGTGATCTTATCAAAGAG GTTGATGCAATCCAAGCTTGTGGAGGTCAGAAGACCTCAGATGGCAGCCGATTCCGTAGAGGTGGTGGTGTATTATGGAATATTATCAAAGTACGCGATCCAAATGCCTACAAAGAGATAATGAGACAAGGAAGAGAGTTTGAG AAACAATTCAAGCAGCAGAAGCAAGAACCACCCGTGCAACACCGAGATGCTCCCTCAAAAAACCCACCTCTTGCTGGCAATCAGATCGAGGGTAATCCATCGGATAATATGGATCTCGCACCTCACGATCAAAGCCAGCTCGAAACCGGACCAAAACGTACATCTGCTCATGAACGGATACGAATGCCAGTTATATACGATGATTTTCTGGTCGGTGGAGAGAATTCCAAGGATAAATTAGCTGATGAGGAAGCTGCTGCTGTTCCTGCAATGTAA